In the genome of Candidatus Saccharibacteria bacterium, one region contains:
- a CDS encoding nitroreductase family protein — translation MKKIIKLIASIPLVRPAHKMFKRTLFSVASINRVASTLYHQISFFTYNREQYAVLKGAKAYFNNIKKSRPSRVELRRNIHRIEKGLLMRPRRKVFAKDYIYETVVSYKAVAQDIAKGIVVDESEAQWAHDVLDEYFNVIQVDGDKQVRKAHDVFEGMQRKSKVKTQNNKPYNYKEIKKSEIGYEEFLKLSLQRRSVRWFKKKKVPRELVDKAVIVGRQAPTACNRIPYEFRIYDDPELVRKIAGIPFGTAGYAHNIPMIIVLVGRLDSYFEASDRHAIYIDASLAAMSFMFALETLGLNSLAIHWPAYEFMERKMQKLLGLKVYERPIFLMGVGYAEPEGMIAFSQKKPLDILRSYNKIDN, via the coding sequence ATGAAAAAAATTATAAAGCTAATAGCCTCAATACCTCTAGTGCGACCAGCACATAAAATGTTTAAACGGACACTCTTTTCTGTTGCTTCAATAAATAGAGTGGCAAGTACGCTATATCACCAGATATCATTTTTTACTTATAACAGGGAGCAGTATGCTGTCCTTAAGGGTGCTAAAGCGTATTTTAATAATATAAAGAAGTCTAGGCCGAGCAGGGTTGAGTTGCGCAGGAACATTCATCGTATCGAAAAAGGCTTACTCATGAGGCCCCGAAGAAAAGTTTTTGCTAAAGACTATATTTATGAAACGGTTGTATCATATAAAGCTGTTGCACAAGATATAGCAAAGGGTATTGTAGTTGATGAAAGCGAAGCTCAGTGGGCTCACGATGTTTTAGACGAATATTTTAACGTTATACAGGTAGATGGTGATAAGCAAGTTCGCAAGGCACATGACGTGTTCGAGGGGATGCAAAGGAAAAGCAAAGTAAAAACACAAAACAACAAACCGTACAATTATAAAGAAATTAAAAAGTCAGAAATAGGCTACGAAGAGTTTCTTAAGCTTTCTTTGCAACGTAGGTCAGTACGTTGGTTTAAAAAGAAAAAGGTACCCAGAGAACTAGTTGACAAGGCGGTTATCGTTGGAAGACAAGCTCCTACAGCATGCAACCGCATACCTTATGAGTTTAGGATTTATGACGATCCTGAGTTAGTACGTAAGATTGCAGGAATCCCTTTCGGTACAGCTGGTTACGCCCACAACATACCGATGATTATAGTATTGGTCGGAAGACTGGACAGCTATTTTGAGGCCAGTGATAGACATGCAATTTATATTGACGCCTCACTTGCAGCGATGTCATTCATGTTTGCCCTAGAAACACTGGGTCTCAATTCATTGGCTATACACTGGCCGGCATACGAGTTTATGGAACGTAAAATGCAAAAACTTTTAGGGCTTAAGGTTTACGAAAGACCGATATTTCTAATGGGGGTAGGGTATGCAGAGCCAGAAGGCATGATAGCTTTCTCCCAAAAGAAACCTCTAGATATTCTTAGGTCATACAATAAGATAGATAATTGA
- a CDS encoding polysaccharide pyruvyl transferase family protein translates to MENKKFSFLLTGTYSSYNKGDAAMQLATAGALKKRWPNCEITISAPFPEYDKNLYRNYNIVRSRRRKIISSSFLLLPLSIYWALSKVGINLNFLLLTKELKAIKEADILIDLSGDTITEDYGPHVTYSHLLPIMSAHLLGTPVYICAQSMGPFKLTRWLVKLTLRGCAGITARERVTYEYLESLGLPKNKLYLESDMAFLLEPIPKIKINKVLQKEKVDLSKPLLGITVSGIIQKRFNKVNKEYFDISFANILDDVIDNFGVNVLFVSHVTGPTDEKDDRIVANSILANMKNRKNAFALNDDYGPQEVKGIISFCKVFLGSRMHSNIAALSTNVPTIALSYSHKTLGIMSTLGMQEYIIDAKYIDRFTVNEKLNDILENHDSMTKTLKSKNEKIKKSSLENVNKINNILKNN, encoded by the coding sequence ATGGAAAATAAGAAGTTTAGTTTTTTATTGACAGGCACCTATTCCTCATACAATAAAGGTGATGCTGCGATGCAACTCGCCACGGCTGGAGCATTAAAAAAGCGATGGCCAAATTGTGAGATTACTATAAGCGCTCCTTTCCCAGAATATGACAAGAATTTATATAGAAACTACAATATAGTCAGATCTCGTCGTCGAAAAATAATAAGCTCTAGTTTTTTATTGTTGCCATTGTCGATTTATTGGGCGCTCTCAAAAGTCGGAATAAATCTGAATTTCTTACTTCTGACCAAAGAATTAAAAGCTATAAAAGAAGCCGATATACTGATTGATCTTAGCGGAGATACCATTACGGAAGATTACGGGCCTCATGTAACCTACTCTCACCTTTTACCAATTATGTCTGCTCATCTACTCGGAACACCGGTCTATATCTGCGCCCAATCTATGGGGCCGTTTAAGTTAACTAGATGGTTGGTAAAGTTAACTTTGCGAGGATGTGCTGGTATTACGGCACGTGAAAGAGTTACTTATGAATATCTAGAAAGCTTGGGACTACCGAAAAACAAATTGTATCTAGAGTCAGACATGGCCTTTCTACTAGAGCCAATACCAAAAATAAAAATAAATAAAGTACTTCAGAAAGAAAAAGTCGATTTATCTAAACCTCTGTTAGGGATTACTGTTAGCGGTATAATTCAAAAAAGATTTAATAAAGTAAATAAAGAATACTTTGATATTAGTTTTGCAAATATTCTTGACGATGTAATAGATAATTTTGGAGTTAACGTTTTATTTGTTAGTCACGTGACGGGGCCTACAGACGAAAAGGATGACCGAATCGTGGCGAATAGCATTCTTGCTAACATGAAAAATAGAAAAAATGCGTTTGCACTCAATGACGACTATGGGCCACAGGAAGTAAAGGGCATAATATCCTTCTGTAAGGTTTTTTTAGGTTCTCGTATGCATTCAAACATAGCAGCATTATCAACCAACGTTCCAACCATCGCGTTGAGCTATAGCCACAAGACTTTGGGTATAATGAGTACTTTGGGTATGCAGGAATATATAATCGATGCAAAATATATTGATAGATTCACAGTTAATGAAAAGTTGAATGACATCTTAGAAAACCACGACTCGATGACAAAAACACTAAAATCGAAAAATGAAAAGATAAAGAAAAGCTCTTTGGAAAATGTAAACAAAATAAACAATATTCTAAAAAACAACTAG
- a CDS encoding sulfotransferase yields MKNAKPKFNGPLFVIGMSRSGTKLLMNILNNSPEICIPSSESHFIPYLVENFSKNRFPLNKRDKNKLKYILTEGIFYHEVKRETKEFDELHIDSILKAKNVQEVIENTIRQTSKDQSKKDATIWGDKTPNNLLHICLLKKAFPEAKFVHIIRDPRERALSAHKAWGANMYLSADRWRRSVESARRQGQAIGADYIEVQYEKLVNHPEKEVEKVCTFLNIRFSNSLLYFEDPLENHNTAGSKTNAAQTIVKNNTEKFRTEVSSDIVKRMEMIASPTIIQLGYSRKTSNNKEPSLSKNHRKFLMAQDYVRSVMYHMRRWGVWNGLRFVKWRSIINKVGRANKNDNQR; encoded by the coding sequence GTGAAAAATGCCAAACCTAAATTCAATGGTCCCCTATTTGTTATCGGGATGTCACGGAGCGGGACAAAGCTTCTCATGAATATTCTTAATAACAGTCCAGAGATATGCATACCTAGCTCTGAGTCCCATTTTATTCCTTATTTGGTAGAGAATTTCTCCAAAAACCGTTTTCCGCTTAATAAACGTGATAAAAATAAGCTTAAGTATATTCTTACAGAGGGCATTTTTTACCATGAAGTTAAGAGAGAAACTAAAGAATTTGATGAGCTGCATATCGACAGTATATTAAAAGCAAAAAATGTACAAGAAGTCATTGAAAATACCATACGCCAGACAAGCAAGGATCAATCTAAAAAAGATGCGACTATTTGGGGCGATAAAACCCCAAACAATTTATTGCACATCTGCCTCTTAAAAAAAGCTTTTCCAGAGGCAAAGTTTGTCCATATTATTCGTGACCCCCGGGAGCGTGCCTTATCGGCGCATAAAGCATGGGGAGCAAATATGTATTTATCGGCTGATCGGTGGCGTAGAAGCGTAGAGTCAGCGAGACGACAAGGTCAGGCTATAGGAGCGGACTATATAGAGGTGCAGTACGAAAAATTAGTAAATCATCCGGAAAAAGAAGTAGAAAAGGTATGCACTTTCTTGAATATTAGGTTTTCTAATAGTCTTTTATATTTCGAAGACCCCCTAGAGAACCATAATACTGCGGGGAGCAAGACCAATGCTGCACAAACAATTGTAAAAAATAATACTGAAAAATTCAGAACAGAAGTAAGTTCAGATATAGTTAAACGTATGGAAATGATTGCTAGTCCGACAATAATACAACTAGGGTATTCAAGAAAAACCAGTAACAATAAAGAGCCTTCGTTAAGTAAAAATCATAGGAAGTTTTTAATGGCACAAGATTATGTTCGCTCTGTCATGTACCACATGCGAAGGTGGGGTGTCTGGAACGGTTTACGTTTCGTCAAGTGGAGAAGTATTATAAATAAAGTAGGCAGAGCGAACAAAAATGATAATCAGCGATAA
- a CDS encoding lysylphosphatidylglycerol synthase transmembrane domain-containing protein, giving the protein MSKKYKRILSITTVSVLLAVFFWYINTNWDNFQQISLTNPWLLLPVILFIALNIYTMGYLIELAIEPHGVKLSKKEIFGLSALTRFSKQVTPGYIGLTVRAFYLKKSYGVSYAKFSSSLVLSNILQFVMSGLLAILIFTSLHSQPGAYSLPMLLIIIAVSLFLTTLYAPLSKLIGGLIRLHNKHSYKVLERLHAAAEEYDKVRKHPKFIYRSAFWALITLVTTGVNLFLLYRVLGFEIGIAQSLFIAALSSWTMIFSITPAGIGVKESLMALGATLMQVPVPITLTVAILNRLLTFLLVSALSGYFAPALLNTSLTKISRFK; this is encoded by the coding sequence ATGAGTAAAAAATATAAACGCATATTAAGCATCACCACTGTATCCGTATTGTTAGCGGTTTTCTTTTGGTACATAAACACTAACTGGGATAATTTCCAGCAAATTTCTCTAACAAATCCATGGCTATTGCTGCCTGTAATACTATTTATTGCACTAAATATCTACACTATGGGCTACCTAATCGAGCTGGCGATTGAGCCACACGGAGTTAAGCTAAGCAAAAAAGAAATTTTTGGCTTATCAGCATTAACAAGATTCAGCAAGCAGGTAACGCCTGGCTATATCGGGCTAACTGTACGCGCCTTCTATTTAAAAAAGAGTTACGGGGTCTCTTATGCTAAGTTCTCGTCCAGTCTAGTATTAAGTAACATTTTACAGTTCGTCATGTCAGGTCTGCTGGCAATTTTAATATTCACATCGCTACATAGCCAGCCGGGCGCTTACTCTTTGCCGATGTTGTTGATAATTATTGCTGTATCTTTGTTCTTAACAACACTCTACGCGCCGTTATCAAAGCTTATTGGTGGCCTTATACGACTACACAATAAACACTCCTATAAGGTGCTGGAGAGACTTCATGCGGCAGCAGAAGAGTACGACAAAGTAAGGAAACACCCCAAATTTATTTATCGCTCAGCTTTCTGGGCTTTAATCACTCTAGTTACCACTGGTGTTAACCTATTCCTCCTTTATAGAGTCCTGGGATTTGAAATAGGTATAGCTCAGTCGCTGTTTATCGCCGCCTTATCAAGCTGGACTATGATATTTTCAATTACGCCCGCTGGCATAGGCGTGAAAGAAAGTCTTATGGCACTAGGCGCCACATTAATGCAAGTGCCCGTACCAATAACTCTAACTGTTGCAATTCTTAACCGTCTTTTAACTTTCTTGCTAGTAAGTGCTTTATCTGGATATTTCGCTCCTGCACTCCTCAACACATCACTTACAAAAATTAGTCGTTTTAAATAG
- a CDS encoding glycosyltransferase family 2 protein, whose protein sequence is MKVYIQIPCLNEEQTLPLVLKTIPKKIKGVDSVEVLIIDDGSTDKTVEVAKRHGVKHFVLHSKNMGLARSFHDGVNYALAHGADIVVNTDGDNQYPQEVIGDLVQPIINGESEIVIGDRQTSKIEHFSGFKKLMQRIGSAVVNKAARTNLPDAASGFRAYSKESLMRLNIVTEFSYCMETIIQAGNKRIPITSIKIKTNPKTRESRLFKNIWQHMFKSGSAIVRSYIMYRPHLLFISLGTFFLVLGIIPFARYLVLYAGGDRGEHIQSLLLGAVLIFVSVLAYALAVIADLIKTNRTLLEDTLERLKTIQIDD, encoded by the coding sequence GTGAAAGTTTACATTCAGATACCTTGCCTTAATGAGGAACAGACCTTGCCATTGGTCCTCAAAACCATCCCCAAAAAAATCAAGGGCGTTGATAGCGTAGAAGTGTTAATTATTGATGATGGCAGTACTGATAAAACTGTCGAGGTTGCCAAACGTCACGGCGTAAAGCACTTTGTACTGCACAGCAAAAACATGGGTTTGGCTCGCTCGTTTCACGATGGCGTAAACTACGCCCTCGCCCACGGCGCAGATATAGTTGTTAACACCGATGGCGACAACCAGTACCCGCAAGAGGTTATTGGTGATCTAGTGCAGCCGATAATTAATGGCGAGTCAGAGATTGTTATTGGCGACCGCCAAACTAGTAAAATAGAGCACTTTTCCGGGTTTAAAAAGCTGATGCAGCGCATTGGTAGCGCCGTAGTTAACAAAGCTGCGCGCACCAACTTGCCAGATGCAGCTAGCGGCTTCCGTGCTTACTCAAAAGAATCTTTAATGCGTCTAAACATCGTGACTGAGTTTAGTTACTGCATGGAGACCATTATCCAGGCTGGCAACAAGCGCATACCAATAACCAGCATTAAGATTAAGACCAACCCCAAGACTCGTGAATCTAGGTTATTCAAAAACATCTGGCAGCATATGTTTAAGTCCGGCAGTGCCATTGTGCGCAGCTATATTATGTACCGCCCTCATTTGCTGTTTATTTCGCTTGGCACTTTCTTCCTAGTGCTTGGTATTATTCCTTTTGCGCGCTATTTGGTGCTCTACGCCGGTGGTGATAGGGGCGAGCACATTCAGTCGTTGCTGCTTGGCGCTGTACTGATATTTGTTTCGGTACTAGCCTACGCACTCGCCGTAATTGCAGACCTTATTAAAACCAACCGAACGCTGCTCGAAGATACTTTGGAACGATTAAAAACTATCCAGATAGATGATTAG
- a CDS encoding bifunctional sulfate adenylyltransferase/adenylylsulfate kinase has protein sequence MSGQLNTPHGGKLIDLIAGDKKAAELKNKAQDYKSWDLTPRQICDTEMIINGAFSPLTGFMNQADYESVCSDMRLSDSTLWPIPITLDVSEEFGKSLKKGEKVALRDQEGVILAILEVGDVWQPDKAKEAEQVYGANDTAHPAVHHMHNEAHDMYVGGTLTGLELPSYYDFKELRNSPKELRTYFEKMGWTKVVAFQTRNPMHRAHVELTLRAAKQTEANLLIHPVVGMTKPGDIDHYTRVRIYKKLQERYPASTAMISLLPLAMRMGGPREAVWHAIIRKNYGVTHFIVGRDHAGPGKNSKGEDFYGPYDAQKLVEEYKDELGIEIVPFQMMVYVPSKDMYMAIDEVPEGTEFASISGTEQRERLATGRELPEWFTYPEVEQELRRTTKPLHQRGFTVFFTGLSGSGKSTVANALRIKLLEQGDKTVSLLDGDVVRKHLSSELGFSKEHRDLNVLRIGYVASEIAKHGGVAICAPIAPYDKTRKQVRQMVEETNAKFILVHVATSLEVCEERDRKGLYAAARAGKIKEFTGISDPYEEPTDADLVLDTVDTTPEALAQEVLLHLEKEGLLHDEA, from the coding sequence ATGTCCGGACAGCTAAACACGCCGCATGGCGGCAAACTTATAGACCTTATTGCAGGTGATAAAAAGGCAGCAGAATTAAAGAACAAAGCCCAAGATTATAAAAGCTGGGATCTAACACCGCGTCAGATTTGCGACACAGAGATGATTATTAACGGCGCATTCTCTCCGTTAACCGGTTTTATGAACCAGGCAGATTACGAGAGTGTTTGTAGTGACATGCGTCTCAGTGACAGTACGCTGTGGCCGATACCGATAACACTGGATGTTAGCGAAGAGTTTGGCAAAAGCCTCAAAAAGGGTGAAAAGGTCGCGCTGCGCGATCAAGAAGGCGTTATCTTGGCGATACTAGAGGTTGGTGACGTGTGGCAGCCTGATAAAGCCAAAGAGGCCGAGCAAGTGTATGGGGCTAATGATACAGCGCATCCAGCCGTACATCACATGCACAATGAAGCACACGATATGTATGTAGGCGGTACGCTGACAGGTCTAGAGCTACCGAGTTATTATGATTTTAAAGAGCTACGCAACTCGCCAAAAGAGCTACGGACATATTTTGAAAAAATGGGCTGGACCAAAGTGGTGGCTTTTCAGACGCGTAACCCGATGCACCGTGCTCATGTTGAGTTAACGCTGCGGGCTGCCAAACAGACCGAGGCCAACCTATTGATTCATCCAGTTGTCGGTATGACAAAGCCGGGTGATATAGATCATTACACCCGAGTGCGTATTTATAAGAAGCTCCAAGAACGCTATCCGGCGTCAACCGCCATGATTTCTCTACTGCCGCTGGCAATGCGCATGGGTGGCCCGCGCGAGGCAGTTTGGCACGCTATAATCCGCAAAAATTACGGTGTAACCCACTTTATCGTTGGCCGTGACCACGCCGGACCGGGCAAGAACTCTAAAGGCGAGGACTTTTACGGTCCGTACGACGCGCAAAAACTTGTCGAGGAATATAAGGACGAACTCGGCATAGAGATTGTGCCGTTCCAGATGATGGTGTATGTACCGAGCAAAGATATGTACATGGCTATTGATGAAGTGCCGGAAGGTACGGAGTTTGCCAGTATCTCTGGCACAGAACAGCGTGAGCGGCTGGCTACTGGCCGGGAGTTGCCTGAATGGTTCACCTATCCGGAGGTTGAGCAAGAATTACGGCGAACCACCAAGCCGCTGCATCAGCGAGGTTTTACAGTGTTTTTCACAGGGCTTTCTGGTTCTGGCAAGTCAACCGTAGCAAACGCCTTGCGTATTAAACTGCTAGAACAGGGTGATAAAACCGTGTCGTTACTAGACGGGGATGTGGTGCGCAAGCACTTGTCATCTGAACTTGGATTTAGCAAAGAGCATCGGGATCTAAATGTGCTAAGAATTGGATATGTGGCTTCTGAGATTGCCAAACACGGCGGCGTAGCTATATGTGCCCCGATTGCACCATATGACAAAACCAGAAAACAGGTGCGCCAGATGGTAGAAGAAACCAATGCCAAGTTCATTTTGGTGCATGTTGCGACCTCGCTGGAAGTGTGCGAGGAGCGTGACCGCAAAGGACTCTACGCTGCGGCGCGTGCCGGGAAAATCAAGGAGTTCACCGGGATATCAGACCCGTACGAAGAACCGACCGACGCGGATTTGGTGCTAGATACGGTAGATACAACACCGGAAGCTTTGGCGCAAGAAGTGCTATTGCATCTGGAAAAAGAAGGTCTGTTGCACGACGAAGCATAA
- a CDS encoding type II toxin-antitoxin system mRNA interferase toxin, RelE/StbE family, whose translation MIEDIRYSKKFKKQYKKLPFKIQQRTKERIRLLYEDPFNPILKHHILSGNLRGVHSINITADYRALYIEINNKKIMFDMIGAHSQLYK comes from the coding sequence ATGATCGAAGATATTCGTTATTCCAAAAAGTTCAAGAAACAGTACAAAAAGTTACCATTTAAAATCCAACAACGGACAAAAGAGCGCATTAGGTTGCTTTATGAAGATCCGTTTAATCCTATTTTGAAGCACCACATACTATCAGGTAATCTCAGGGGCGTACATAGTATAAATATAACCGCCGATTACAGAGCGCTTTACATAGAAATAAACAATAAGAAAATAATGTTCGATATGATAGGGGCTCACTCACAATTGTATAAATAG
- a CDS encoding ribbon-helix-helix protein, CopG family: MTKKTTLYLDPSLYKGIKLRAVETGQSVSALMNEALRDQLSEDLSDITSIRNRLAKKDKPLTYDQALSELKRDGLI, translated from the coding sequence ATGACTAAAAAAACTACTCTTTATCTGGATCCGAGCCTGTATAAAGGCATAAAGTTACGCGCCGTGGAAACTGGCCAATCGGTTTCTGCCCTAATGAACGAAGCTCTGCGTGATCAGCTGAGTGAAGATTTGTCGGATATCACCAGCATCAGAAACCGCCTTGCCAAAAAAGACAAGCCTTTGACCTATGACCAAGCGCTGAGTGAGCTTAAGAGAGATGGCCTCATATAA
- a CDS encoding type II toxin-antitoxin system RelE/ParE family toxin, translated as MASYNVLILPVVIKKDLPKIPKNDVRKIMSRIESLGENPRPDWSKKLSGREEYRARSGNYRILYVIDDGIKIVQVTKVRDRKKVYK; from the coding sequence ATGGCCTCATATAACGTTCTGATCCTGCCAGTTGTTATCAAAAAGGATTTGCCTAAAATTCCTAAGAACGACGTTCGCAAAATCATGAGCCGTATTGAATCACTTGGCGAAAACCCCCGACCAGATTGGTCTAAAAAGCTGTCTGGCAGAGAGGAATACCGAGCTAGGTCAGGCAACTACCGGATACTGTATGTCATTGATGACGGCATAAAGATTGTGCAAGTAACTAAAGTCAGAGATCGCAAGAAAGTATATAAATGA
- the cysQ gene encoding 3'(2'),5'-bisphosphate nucleotidase CysQ, producing the protein MMMDKLLEQVIGIAQQAGDAIMEVYHSDEHGVETKEDDSPLTIADKAANDIIVRELEKISKLPIISEENEQREGADTFWLVDPLDGTKEFIKKNGEFTVNIGLIHNKKPILGVVYAPDKGVTYVGSEAGAFKYEAGQETKITAHHDEAMPTIVASRSHRDERVDALLENIGEHKIVSMGSSFKLCLVADGTAMLYPRLAPTYLWDTAAADAVVRAAGGRVQNLAGEDLTYDPAKDMKNPFFVVSTKNCIDWQRYLG; encoded by the coding sequence ATGATGATGGATAAATTACTAGAGCAAGTTATAGGGATCGCGCAGCAAGCCGGGGACGCCATTATGGAGGTTTATCACTCTGATGAGCACGGTGTAGAAACAAAAGAAGATGATTCACCGCTCACCATTGCCGATAAAGCGGCCAACGACATCATTGTGCGGGAGCTAGAAAAAATATCTAAACTCCCGATTATTTCTGAAGAAAACGAGCAACGCGAAGGTGCAGACACCTTCTGGTTAGTAGATCCGTTGGATGGTACCAAGGAATTCATTAAGAAAAACGGCGAATTTACCGTTAATATCGGGCTTATTCATAATAAAAAGCCGATACTTGGCGTGGTATACGCACCGGACAAAGGTGTGACTTACGTTGGCTCCGAGGCTGGTGCTTTCAAATATGAGGCCGGTCAAGAAACCAAAATTACCGCGCACCATGATGAGGCGATGCCAACAATCGTCGCTAGCCGTTCGCACCGTGACGAACGAGTCGATGCGCTACTTGAGAATATTGGCGAGCACAAGATTGTGAGTATGGGATCATCCTTCAAACTATGCCTCGTAGCGGACGGTACAGCCATGCTATATCCGCGCTTAGCTCCGACCTACCTATGGGATACGGCTGCAGCCGATGCAGTTGTACGGGCGGCAGGCGGGAGAGTGCAAAACCTGGCTGGCGAGGATTTGACGTATGACCCAGCAAAAGATATGAAAAACCCATTTTTTGTGGTTAGTACTAAAAACTGTATTGATTGGCAAAGATACTTAGGCTAA
- a CDS encoding SLC13 family permease — protein MQELITLLVLAGIFISLLRGLVAPSVAFLIGLAALVITDIVSINEAFVGFSNQSLITIASLFVIARAIENTVQVDKITAKLFGASKSIRRGLIRIMAPVSISSAFVNNTPVVAMLINPIITWSKKNHLPSSKFLIPLSYAAIFGGALTLIGTSTNLVVSGLLTDYGFEGFSFFELTAYSLPLAIIGIGFIVLFAPRLIPERTLADIDAADIEKRFTIDMLPKKTVIGKSINQAGLRNLKDVFLVELIRQNGDVLAPVNPATTIQPGDVLRFSGNADSLIELAHHTSLKAVEDKHASRLAHKTSYIEVVVGHNKSLVGSTLAEIGFRSKYQAAVLAIFRAGEKISGSLGNVALRPGDSLLIVSDEAFIPRWQDRSDFLYMRYVSKTKTSNDKGSFLITVTVGLIIGLIALGVPLSIAVLSGALSTILLRLNSTTQARNAIDFDLLVMIAAAIGVAKGVDASGLATALSQTIIDYMGVFGTIGLLLGVIIATSILTELITNAAAALLVFPIAIATAVQSSADPRMFAIAIAIAASLSFISPLGYQTNTMVYSAGAYKFSDFMRLGIWLNIITTISLTVLLSFGFGLSF, from the coding sequence ATGCAAGAACTCATAACCTTGCTTGTACTTGCGGGGATATTTATTAGCCTTTTAAGGGGTTTGGTCGCGCCATCAGTCGCATTCTTGATCGGCTTGGCTGCTTTGGTTATAACCGACATTGTATCTATTAACGAGGCTTTTGTTGGCTTTAGCAACCAGAGCCTTATCACCATTGCTTCGCTGTTTGTGATTGCCCGTGCCATAGAAAACACCGTCCAGGTAGATAAAATAACTGCTAAATTATTTGGTGCCTCAAAAAGCATCCGGCGCGGGTTAATTAGAATCATGGCTCCAGTAAGCATCAGCTCGGCGTTTGTTAATAATACGCCTGTGGTGGCTATGCTGATTAACCCCATTATCACCTGGTCTAAAAAGAACCACCTGCCATCATCTAAGTTTTTAATCCCGCTATCGTACGCAGCCATATTTGGCGGAGCATTGACACTAATTGGCACCTCCACCAACCTGGTCGTATCTGGTTTACTGACAGATTACGGGTTCGAGGGTTTTTCATTTTTTGAACTCACCGCCTACAGCCTGCCACTCGCAATCATTGGCATTGGTTTTATCGTGCTGTTTGCGCCCCGACTCATTCCGGAGCGGACACTGGCAGATATTGATGCAGCAGACATAGAAAAACGCTTTACCATAGACATGCTGCCTAAAAAAACCGTGATCGGCAAGAGCATCAACCAGGCTGGTCTGCGCAACCTAAAAGACGTGTTTTTGGTGGAGCTTATTCGGCAAAACGGCGATGTGCTCGCTCCGGTAAACCCCGCCACGACTATTCAGCCCGGTGATGTACTTCGATTTTCCGGCAACGCAGACTCACTAATTGAACTGGCTCATCATACAAGCTTAAAAGCAGTTGAAGATAAACACGCCAGTCGACTGGCGCATAAAACTAGCTACATAGAAGTAGTGGTTGGCCACAACAAATCACTGGTTGGCAGTACGCTGGCAGAAATTGGCTTCCGCTCCAAGTACCAAGCAGCTGTGTTGGCTATTTTCCGTGCCGGTGAAAAGATCAGCGGATCGCTGGGCAACGTAGCCCTTCGCCCTGGCGATAGCTTGCTTATCGTCAGTGACGAAGCGTTTATTCCTCGTTGGCAAGATCGCAGCGATTTCTTATACATGCGCTATGTCAGCAAAACAAAAACCAGCAACGACAAAGGTAGCTTCCTAATAACCGTCACCGTCGGGCTAATTATCGGCCTGATTGCTCTTGGCGTGCCGCTATCCATCGCCGTGCTCAGTGGTGCTTTATCTACTATCCTACTGCGACTCAATAGCACCACCCAGGCGCGCAACGCCATAGATTTTGATCTGCTGGTTATGATTGCCGCCGCCATCGGTGTAGCCAAAGGTGTTGATGCCTCGGGGCTGGCTACTGCACTCAGCCAAACAATTATTGATTACATGGGTGTGTTTGGCACAATTGGTCTATTGCTCGGTGTTATTATTGCCACCTCAATTTTGACCGAGCTTATTACTAATGCGGCTGCTGCGTTGTTAGTGTTCCCTATCGCCATAGCTACGGCTGTGCAGAGTTCGGCTGACCCGCGTATGTTCGCCATTGCCATTGCTATTGCTGCCTCACTTTCATTCATAAGTCCGCTCGGTTATCAAACCAACACCATGGTCTACAGTGCCGGAGCCTATAAATTCAGCGATTTTATGCGTCTGGGTATCTGGCTCAATATCATCACTACCATTAGTTTGACCGTGTTGTTGAGCTTTGGTTTTGGGCTAAGCTTTTAG